In Chloroflexota bacterium, the genomic window GTTACATTAGGTCTGGCTCTGGCCGTGTAATCATCGTGCGAGGTTTGGCCCTAGAGCGACAAGGGGATCTCACATCTCAACACGGAGGTATCTATCATGGCACATGTGATCACGACCCTGTGCATCCGAGACGGCGCCTGCGTCGAGGTCTGCCCGGTGGAGTGCATCGTTCCGGGCCCCAAGGACGACCCGGAGTGGGGGAAGTACTTCTACATCGACCCCGATACGTGCATCGACTGCGGGGCCTGCGTGCCCGAGTGCCCCGTGGAGGCGATCTTCCCTGAGGAGGATCTGCCGCCCGAGTACGCGGATGATGCGGAGATGAACGCCAGGTACTTCCAGGAGGGGCCTGGTTATTGGGACTTCGACCTGGAAGAGGAGCGTGTGCGCGAGTGACATCGGCGTCATCGGTGTTGCAACGAAGCCGAAGCTGATCAGTCTGACACAGGGGGGCGAGATAGAAGCCTCCCTTTTTTCATAGAGAGGAGAGTCCCGGATCCGCAAAGGGTTCGGGATTCTGATCTTGTAGGGGGTACGTGATCGCGCCTTTACAGAGGTAGTGTATCTTTCCGGTGGAGATATAGCGGGGAGCTTTAAGGGGCGCAGCCCCGCAAAAGAAACCTCGGGCCTCGCGGAATCTCCACCATTTTGGATACACTGCCGCCTTCACGGACGCTTGTTGTGACCGCACATTTGTGCTATGATGGTGCTACCCGTCAGGAGGGTTGGTCACCAGATGTCGAGCGCATCCGATCCGTTGGATCGATTTCTGCCCGCCACCCGGCGGTGGTTCCTATCCACCTTCGGCCA contains:
- a CDS encoding 4Fe-4S dicluster domain-containing protein — translated: MAHVITTLCIRDGACVEVCPVECIVPGPKDDPEWGKYFYIDPDTCIDCGACVPECPVEAIFPEEDLPPEYADDAEMNARYFQEGPGYWDFDLEEERVRE